atatatatatatatatatatataaaagagcGGACGTCCGACTCATCGGACGCTCTAATCCCGTCACCTTTGTGTTGTTAGTTAATTAAATTAGAACAGTATAGAATGACGTGGCCTAACTTACACCACACATTTTTCTACTTTCATTCTTTATCTCTCCcaactgctctctctctctccaatttcCAACCATTCAGCTCGATGAGACTCCGACGAGCGCAGCGGCCGCATGGGGGCAACGACATCGGGGCAGCGCTCGGACGGGCGAGGAATAAGCAGCACGCCATGGCACTCCGACGAGCGTGGTAGCGAGAAGCGGCGTCAGTGTGATGAGCGTGACAGCGACACGGGCAGCACTCCGACGAGCGAGGTAGCGGATTGCCATGATTTCGCCCGATTCCCGTGAGCTTATGGATTCTGTGAGGCAAGGCCGTGGGCGATCTACGCACGCTGCCGGAGCCTGGGAAGGGCGTCGGGTGCTGCTCGAGCATCGGGGGCGcgggccgccgctcccccgcggCCAGGGGGCAAGCCACGCCAGCCGCTAAAGGAGTTGCTCCGCCCACAATGAGCTTGGCCGCCTGGGAGATTCACGAGGAAGGCTGTCGGGCGCTGAGGCGCTACCGGGCACGGGCTGTAGCTCCCCCGCGGCTAGGGACGAgccgcgccggctgccgccatcctcctccagcACCGTTTTCTAGCGTCGGATCCCGCTGTGTAGTGCTCCTCCTGCTAAGGTTTGCTTCATGTTGCAAGcgtatgtttcaagtgtttcagaagtttcatgtggatgttgcaaagtagatctagatgttgcatatgtttcacaCATGTTTTATCTGGATGTTGCATTTTCAATAAAAGATTTGAATGTTCCATGCAACATGAAAACAGATGTTGCGGTGagtttttttcctcatcattAACGGACAGCCCCCCCGATtgccatgttgcaataggtatctcacGATGTTGCAGTACGAattcttggatgttgcaagCGTTGTAGATGCGCACGGGTGTTGCGGATGAACATATCGTCTGATGTTGAACGATTGATTTTCTGAGATGTttcgatgttgcaatagttCGCTTTTGTTGTTTCACCTgtcaatttttcatgttgcaatatttcttcccgtatgagctcaaccccaactcaacatatgatgatttttttggaaatgttgcatgaaacatgtgttcaatgttgcggtgggaattttcCCTCACGAATATTATGTTTATATTGAGCTATTTTTTCGCatctttttcatgttgcaaccatagattttcgatgttgcagttattttgttttgatgtgtCAACGGAATGTCGGATAATTAGTGGTATTTATTGTGGTACTACTGTAGCCGTCAGATTTAAAACGGATGGTGATGCATGCGTCCGACAGGAGTTGCTCCCGCCGGACGCCAGCAAaccccatatatatatataaaatatatatatatatatatatatatttctttaTAGCCGGCCACAAAATAACTCATTCTGTAGCCGGGTCAACCATTTCCCTCGGTCACGCGTGGCTCGCGCACTCTCCCGCCCGGCTCCAATCCacagctcggctcggctccaATTCCTACCGAGCTGCTCATCCCTGAATTTGCTCCTGTCCACCCCGCTCTCCCAGACCGTATCCTACCCGAGCcccagacgccgccgccgccgccgaggggcTGGGCGGCGTTGCCGCGGGATGCGCTCGTGGCCGTCCTCCGCAAGCTCGACCACGTCGCACTCGTCGTCCCCAGGGTGGCGCCATCTGAGCCCGTGGTACTACCTCAAGCGGCCGGCGCGCCTGgccctcctcgtcgtcggcttcGTCGCCACCACGTTCGCCGCCTGGGATCGCCTCTCCCTCGTCCGCGACTACGAGGTGAGGATGATACCCGCGCCCAAGCAGATCCGAGCTTTCCCGGCGTGGATCTGGCTGGTTCCCGTACTAGCTCTTTGGTACCTGAAACGCGAAAGGTTTACTTGATAGGTGAAGACATTGGTTAAAGATAGGATTTTTGTTGGTTAGGAACACATCAGCCGTAATAGGATTTTTGTTGACTACTTAGTAATTGGTTCTAATGCTAATCGTTGACCTGGCTGATAAGCTTCAATTATGTAAAACAAAAGATAATTATATATGTTGTACCGGTATCATCAAGATAACATTAGGATACGCCATATATATAGGTATATTAACTAAAtactactctctccgtcccaaattactatttgttttactatttgttttgacttttctaaaaacatgttttttcttatgcacttatacaaaagttaaaatgaatagtaatttaggacggatggagtagGTATGTATTGACTATGTACACCAAATTATCAATAATCTAGTTTGCTTTCTTTGTGGTGGCATTGATCATTTGATTGTACAAGTTCCTGAAGAGGGCTAAGCGAGTAAAATGAGGGAAAAGCAGCTCGATCGAACAAAAAGTGTAGACTTGCCCCCTAACTAAAAAAGTCACTATCATTGAATTCCTAAGCAATTGCAAACCAACATATGCGATTCATTCCTGTATTGATTATAGCAAACAACAAACTCTTTGCCTTATTTTCAGTATAAGTATACAATGACCACACTGATTATCTCAAGGGGAAATTCATTTTGAGGCATTCATCGTTGGCAGCCAATTACGGGCCACCTCGCTTGATGGGCCTTGCTCTTGTGCATTTTTGGacctccaatttttttttggacatcTTGTTTAATAGTCAGCCATTATATTatactttttttaataaaggtatgcattttattatttattttattcaaaCTCGCGGGACTACCTAGCATCTCGCAGCTTGTCTTATATGCTGCGTTTCTTTGAAGCATCACGGTCCACTTCACTTTATTATAGGTTTGTTCCTGCCTGGTAACGAGTAGCTACTCTCACGTATTTTGATAAAAATGGCAAACAATTATGTGTGCAGTATTCCGCAATATTTTTATGTTGACAGTTTCTCtggttggtaaaaaaaaaagactgcGAGCTTAAAGTTTCATCATTTGTCATTCACAGCTGGTCAAATGCCGCGTGGTATAAGACTACAAGATATGCTaaacggaaaaaaaaatcacgcaCCGATCAGTCGATTACGGCAAGCAGTGTGGGCGGCAGGGCTTGCTTTGCAGTGCAGCTGCCCTTGCTTGCTCCTTAATCTTCGCTCTCAGTTTCATTGACAGGACGCCACCGGCTTCAGAAACACCTCACCGTAATCTCCTTGCTCTGGTCAAGGACATCATCTCGTTTTCAGCCATCCAACATGTACTTTGTTCGATTATCTCGGATAAACAATCTGAGAGATTCGCTTGTGTCTTGGATGCCAAGAATGAGCATGGCGTGAACCAGCTAGAGCACACAGTCATGCATGCTAGCCGCCATGCGAGCGTTCAAAGACATCGATGACCGCCTACTCGCACCTCAAATTCAGGGAACCGGACTTGAAATCCGCCTATATATACACAATGATAATCACGTCGAACTCGCAATCCATCCCATCAAAAGAATTGCTTTCAACAACCAAATCATGGCTAGAACAAGGATGTCTTCCCTCTGGTCCATCTTGTTGCTCCTAGCCCTGTCTGCTGCACTGTGCACACGCAGCGCCGCAGCCaccaacgacgacgacgggagCTACGGCACGGACCtagacgccggccgccgcgcgcgcgccgcggccacggTCGCCGAGATCCTGTCGGTGCACAACGAGGCGCGGCGGGAGGTCGGCGTGCCGCCGCTGGTCTGGAGCCCGCAGATCGCCGGGTACGCCAAGGGCTTCGCGCAGTCGCGGCGCGGCGACTGCGCGCCCCGGCGGTCGCCGCTGTTCTACTTCGGCGAGAACGTCGTCGTTGGGAAGGGCCGGCACTGGAACGCGACGGCTCTGGTGGCGCCGTGGGTGGCGGAGGGGCAGTGGTACGACTACGGGAGCAACTCGTGCGCCGCGCCACCGGGCGCCGGGTGCCTGCGGTACACGCAGGTGGTGTGGCGCAACACCACGCAGGTCGGGTGCGCCAGGATCGTGTGCGGCTCCAACGACACCCTCCTCGTCTGCGACTACTTCCCGCCGGGCAACTACGGCACCGGCAGGCCCTACTGATCGTCGCCGGCCAGCTGATCATGTTGCTCGGTCCGTGCAAAATATAGTTGGTTGCCATGCATATGGTCGAGTCATCGAGTTATGTTTTACTGTGGATTATTGTGTGTCTATTCGTTGTGTGTTGTGATTCTTAAGCATCACCGAGACACCAACGTCCCATGGACGTACGGTATGCTGAAATAAAACTGAGATTCCATTGATTTGCTGCAGGGTCGTAGCTCCAAATTGGAGGTACCGGAACAAAATTCAGACGAACCCTGCTGGTGGTATTTGCACAATAACTAATCGCAGATGGAATGCAAATCATGGAAATTCTGAAACGAGAAATTAAGAACAAAGTGTGAAAGACTACTTAAATTACAGAACCTCCAACAAATCTGGCTGAGAACATTAACTCATTGCCAGACGAAATTTCATGACAAAGCCATATGAGAAGCATGCTCCATATCGTTTCAGAAGATGATCAAATGGATGATAGAAACACCAATCTGATTATCTGAACTGTCTCACATATTTTCTTTCTACAAGATGAATACATGGATCTGAATATTTGTTAGATCAAATAGCTGTAGAATCGGCGAGGAAGCTAGGTCCGAGAAGCTAGTTGGACAAACGGCGAGCTCGATCTggtgggcggcggggtcgaCCTGGTGGGCAGGAATCGGGAGGAGAACGAGGCGGCGGGGAGCTGCAAAGCCGGCTAATTGGATTGGGtacaagagcaacttcaaaagatCTTTAAAATTACGGTAATGCTATGATTCGATCGTCCGTAGGCATCGGACGCTTACCACAAAAAATATCTGACGCTTCCTATCTAGTCAGTCTACCTTATCTATTCTCACTGTTCCTTTCTTCCTCATCCTAATCCCGTGacttttcttcttcaacctcctaGTCCCTAGCTTCCTCCTCCCTTCCACGCTCGCGCCCCGTGCCTACCGCGACGCACGGCCATGGCTGCCTCcctggtcggcggcggcgcgctcccccaccacgACAGCCTCATCCCCTACCCGCTCCCCCaccccggcgtcctcctcgcccACCCCGGCAGCACCCCTTCCTCGCACTGCAGCGGAAGCCATCCATCCCATTTTGCCTCTCTGTTTGCGCAGGCCTGAACTCAGGAACCTAGACCCCCTTCCTCATGCTCGACGAGGTCTCAGTCTCCAAGCCCGCCGGGTTCCCCAACCATTCCCACAGAGGATTCGAGACCGTCACCTACATGCTCGAGGTGCGTGTCCTCTACTCAAGCAAACCTTGTGTTACCTGCCTCTGTTCTTCTGCCCCCCACGAGCTGTTCGCTCAAATGTCTCCTTCTGTGTTGGATTGGAATTGCAGGGAGCCTGCACCCACCAAGATAGCAGGCCACAAGGGCACCATCAGGGTAGGGGATGTCCAGGTCAGCCAATCTGCTCTCTAATTGTACTCATGATCACCGTGCTCATGCAGTCCTGACATTATTCCCTGAACTGAATTCTTCCTTCAGTGGATGACTGCCGGCCGGGGCATCATGCACTCGGAGATACCAGCGGGGGATGGGGGTGCATAAGGGCACGAGCTCTGGATCAAGCTCCAGAGCAAGGACATCAGTCGCGCCTTGAAGGACGGCGTAGAGGTATGGATCATCGCCGGCGAGGCCTTCGGCGTGCGCTCCCTGGTCTACATGCGCACCCTGACCATGTACATGGACTTCACCATGCGCCCGGGCTCCCAAATCCACCAGCCTGTCCCAGAGGGCTGGAATGCCTTTATCTACATCGCCGACGGCGAGGGCGTCTTCGGCCAGGAGAAGTCGGCACCCGTGTCGGCGCACCTACTGACGGCTCCATGTTGCGATAGGTACCTCTTGGTGTTGCAGTAgagatttttggatgttgcaacaattggcttttgatgtttcatctgtttgcaATAGTCCAACTTGCtagcaatcgggtgttgcaccaacttgttcacGATGTTGCATatggttgttttctttgtttcggcctccttttcttttattgttgcaatgttgtaagagatgcttttttgttgttgcaatgttgtaagagatgcttttttttgttgttgcagtaCTTGATTTGGCCGAGATCACAAAATTATTTCTATTCGAGATGTTGCAACTTGTGTTTTTTATTGTTGCAATGTGTttgttttgaatgttgcacgaaacaattcgagatgtttcatgcacgtaaaggtgttACAAATTTATCTTCtaatgaatgttgcatgaaacatgatgAAATGTTGCACATGGGGATTTTTTATCCTTGAGATGGATGGCGTGCATGAGTTCCAAAACTATTTTTAGTGCATGTTttcatgttgcaagtgttgatttttgatgtttcgatagttatttttcaatgttgcgacggagcgtccgataaaaaaaattatcggaCGTCCGGGTGCTA
This portion of the Setaria viridis chromosome 7, Setaria_viridis_v4.0, whole genome shotgun sequence genome encodes:
- the LOC117862864 gene encoding pathogenesis-related protein 1A, with product MLAAMRAFKDIDDRLLAPQIQGTGLEIRLYIHNDNHVELAIHPIKRIAFNNQIMARTRMSSLWSILLLLALSAALCTRSAAATNDDDGSYGTDLDAGRRARAAATVAEILSVHNEARREVGVPPLVWSPQIAGYAKGFAQSRRGDCAPRRSPLFYFGENVVVGKGRHWNATALVAPWVAEGQWYDYGSNSCAAPPGAGCLRYTQVVWRNTTQVGCARIVCGSNDTLLVCDYFPPGNYGTGRPY